The segment CGGCCGCCCCCGTGGCGACCTGGCGGGCAGGCCGCTGTGGGAGGCGCTGCCCTGGTTCGACCTCCCCTTCCACGAGGAGCAGCTGCGCGCCGCGATGCTCTCGGGTGACCCGGTGCGCTTCCTCGCCCGCCCGGAGCGGAGCCGATGGCTGTCGGTCTCCCTCCATCCGGGGCGGGACGGCGTGACGATGGTGCTGGTCCCGCAGGACGATGCGATCGCCCACCCCACACCGGCCTCCAGGAACGTCGAGGGGACGCAGGACAGTCTCTCCCTGCCCGACGACCAGGTCTCGGCCCTGTACCGGCCGGTGGCCCTCGCGATCGCGCTGTCCGAGGCGGTGACGGCCCGCCAGGTGTCGGCCGTGGTGACGGAGGAGCTGCTTCCGGCGTTCGGCGGGCGTCAGCTGGCCATCTACCTGCTCAGTGACCGGCGCCTGTATCTGGCCTGGGAGACCGGTTTTCCGCCGGGTTTCCTCGAACCCTTCGACGGTGTAGCCCTGGACGCGCGGGTGCCGGGGGTGGAGACGCTCACGACGGGCAGGCCGCTGTTCTTCGAGTCGATGGAGCAGCTGGGCCGCATGTATCCGGAGCTTCCGCTGGACGCGCATTCGGGGGCGCGGGCGTTCCTGCCGCTGATCGCCTCGGGCCGGCCGGTCGGCTCCTGCATCCTCGGCTTCGACCGGCCGCGCGGGTTCAGTTCGGAGGAGCGGACCGTCCTCACGGCGCTCGCGGGCCTCATCGCGCAGGCCCTGGAGCGGGCGCAGCGGTACGACACGGAGTCGGCGGTCGCGCGCGGTCTCCAGGACGCGCTGCTCCCGCACCGGCTGCCGGTGTGGGAGGGGGTGGACACGGTGGGCCGCTACCTGCCGGGCACGCAGGGCATGGACGTCGGCGGGGACTGGTACGACGTCATCGAGACGGGGCATGGACGCCTCGCGCTCGTGATCGGCGACGTCCAGGGCCACGGGGTGGCGGCCGCGGCCACGATGGGTCAGCTGCGCAGTGCGGTACGGGCCTTCGCGCTGGCCGGTCATCGGCCGCAGGACGTGATGCGGGGCACCAACCGGCTCCTCATAGACCTGGATCCGGGGCAGTTCGCGAGCTGTTGCTACGTACTCCTCGACCCGGACACGGGGGAACTGCGGGCCGTACGGGCCGGCCATCCCCCGCCGCTGCTGATGCACCCGGACGGGACGACGGAGCGGGTGGAACTGGCGGGCGGGATGGTGCTGGGGATCGACGTCCGCGCCTCGTATCCGGTGACGCGGCTGCGGCTGGCTCCCGGTGCGGTGCTCGCGCTGTTCACGGACGGGCTCGTGGAGAAGCCCGGTCAGGACATCGACGAGGGGATCGAACTGCTGCGCCGGGCGCTCGCCTCGACGGGTTCGCTGCCGCTCGCGGAGGCGGCCGACCGGGTGATCCGGGACGCCCGGCAGGTCACGTCCCGCCCGGACGACATCGCGCTGCTGCTCGCGGCGCGCTGGCCGGAGCGCGGTTAGGGGGTGTCCGGGAAGCAGCGCCGTCTGCCCGCAGGCCAGGCGGGACTTTCCGGACACGACCTGGGGGTGTCCGGAAGGGCGCGCCGCGTGCCCGGCTTTGATCGGCAGGACACCCCCGGGAGTCACCCGGTCGGGCCCGTGGCGCTGGTCGGCCGTCGTGGGCGCGGGGAGGCTGGGGGTGCCGTGCCGACCAGGCCGGACGAGTCAGGGCGTGAGCCCGAGGAGGACACGTGCAGCAGGACAAGCAGCCCGAGTACGGCCCGGTGGTCTTCCGTGACCGCACGGCCGGGTACGCCTTTCTGACCCGGTCCACCGCGACCAGCGACCGGACCATCGAGTGGGACGACGGCAACACGTACCCCGTGATCGACGTCGAGATCTCCTCCGAGAGCCACCCCTTCTACACGGGCACGGCACGGACGGTGGACTCCGAGGGCCGGATCGCCAAGTTCGAGCGGCGCTTCGGCGAGGAGACCTGACCCCTCCCGCTGCCCGCCGGCGCACTCGCCTCGCCTCGCGGGAAGTTTCGGATCCCGCTCGTGAAACTGGCCAGAAGGTGGCCAGTTCGCCTTCCAGGATGAGGTCACGAAGACGGCGGAGCGGATCGCGCTCCGCCGTGGGACTCCCTGGAGGGGAACAGCTGTGATCGTGGTGACCGGAGCGACCGGAAACGTCGGACGACCGCTGGTGGAGCTGCTGGCCGCGGCCGGTGAGCAGGTGACGGCGGTGAGCCGTAAGCCGGCCGGCGGGCTGCCCGCCGGGGTGACGCACCGGCAGGGGGATCTGGCCGATGTGGACGGTCTCAAGGGCCTGTTCGAGGGTGCGGAGGCGGTGTATCTGCTCGTCGCGGGTCTCGGGGACGAGCTGAGTCCGCGGGAGATCGTGGCGGCGGCGGTGGCCGCCGGGGTGCGGCGGATCGTGTTCCAGTCCTCGCAGTTGGTGGGGACCCGCACCGATTCGGTGTCGCACGACCTTCTGCGTACGTTCGAGACGGCGGTGCGCGAGTCGGGGCTGGACTGGACCGTCCTGCGGCCCGGCGGTTTCGCGTCCAACGCCTTCCTCTGGGCCGAGCAGGTGCGTTCCGCGCGTACGGTGGCGGCCCCGTTCGCCGATGTGGCGCTG is part of the Streptomyces sp. NBC_00250 genome and harbors:
- a CDS encoding SpoIIE family protein phosphatase — encoded protein: MTSHGTSGPGPAGGTGRPSRNGAVDGPPSGALTWTLAEAALRAVEDVGGYAGGVYLRSGTPGLLRMGILVGLPGALFRPWTRMHTNRPFPVAEVYRSGQSVHLHDVEEAMRRFPQLVASLPFPFASLYAPVVAGRERFGVLVALRAPTPGVPVDTRDRKRMTRGGLHLGETLADLARHGTAIEWAGEPVCVQLSTAGAPPVRFGSFDWDLDTDMVTMDSGLLGILGAEVTSPCSIGALTSLLEPEDGYALWAAARQATGPDGRPAVRRIRLKGPDGGLHLLEVSTRARTTSPDAETWTAAGSGAGARADGAGTGLRLTCTLVDLGTGLIGSDATDRLPRAILAIDRLGRITYVNERTERLLGRPRGDLAGRPLWEALPWFDLPFHEEQLRAAMLSGDPVRFLARPERSRWLSVSLHPGRDGVTMVLVPQDDAIAHPTPASRNVEGTQDSLSLPDDQVSALYRPVALAIALSEAVTARQVSAVVTEELLPAFGGRQLAIYLLSDRRLYLAWETGFPPGFLEPFDGVALDARVPGVETLTTGRPLFFESMEQLGRMYPELPLDAHSGARAFLPLIASGRPVGSCILGFDRPRGFSSEERTVLTALAGLIAQALERAQRYDTESAVARGLQDALLPHRLPVWEGVDTVGRYLPGTQGMDVGGDWYDVIETGHGRLALVIGDVQGHGVAAAATMGQLRSAVRAFALAGHRPQDVMRGTNRLLIDLDPGQFASCCYVLLDPDTGELRAVRAGHPPPLLMHPDGTTERVELAGGMVLGIDVRASYPVTRLRLAPGAVLALFTDGLVEKPGQDIDEGIELLRRALASTGSLPLAEAADRVIRDARQVTSRPDDIALLLAARWPERG
- a CDS encoding type B 50S ribosomal protein L31, translated to MQQDKQPEYGPVVFRDRTAGYAFLTRSTATSDRTIEWDDGNTYPVIDVEISSESHPFYTGTARTVDSEGRIAKFERRFGEET
- a CDS encoding SDR family oxidoreductase, whose product is MIVVTGATGNVGRPLVELLAAAGEQVTAVSRKPAGGLPAGVTHRQGDLADVDGLKGLFEGAEAVYLLVAGLGDELSPREIVAAAVAAGVRRIVFQSSQLVGTRTDSVSHDLLRTFETAVRESGLDWTVLRPGGFASNAFLWAEQVRSARTVAAPFADVALPVVDPVDIAGVAAEALRDPAHAGRTYVLTGPVAVSPREQVRALAGVVGDPVSFVALSAGEARSQLVRFLPEAAVDGMLSVMGAPSAEEQRVSPDVERVLGRAPRPFSAWAERNAPAFT